From Blastochloris viridis, one genomic window encodes:
- a CDS encoding heavy metal translocating P-type ATPase, protein MTRIAHELRGRLRVRLDRRSAELWTRTAARIEVVRGVSEVRLNPACASLTVAFDGKPETRRAVLKALDEPIAADAVSPAESCGPDLAQVLLSGTVLALAMVLPTPLRAAVTAVNVAGVVLRGVKALTHDGLTVEVLDAIAILLPAVRREYLTANFTRFLLDLGGYIEASTARRSDHLLRDLLRAEPETVTVETPSGEVIELPYDEVVVGTRVVVGTGIRVPVDGVVVDGAAWVNQAAVTGESLPVPREAGEAVLSGSVVEEGRLVVAAERVGDATTTARISRYIREGLADPSGMQSESQRMANRRVLITLASGAAVFLLTRDWRRLESVFLVDYSCAVKFGTPIAIKAAMFRAAKEGCLIKSGRALEAVAAVDTVVFDKTGTLTHNTLEVTDIHRPAAVSLDEEELLALVASLAEHTSHPVAGAVVDLAKRHHLAHIGHEEVSFLVGHGIGSTVHGRTIRIGSRHYLEEHEGVRFDGVDDLIHRLATEGKSLLFVSADGELIGVIGLRDRLRAETPAVLRRLRMQGVKTVAMITGDHEAKARQIGETLGLDLVFHDQKPEDKAKVVEALKAEGRTVAFIGDGVNDGPALMAAHVGIAMPRAADIARATADIVLLEDSLDGVPMLRSLSLESMRLIRSNFAASVAINSAIMAGAALGRLSPVATATLHNGTTIAILLRALASTGAGRAAR, encoded by the coding sequence ATGACCAGGATCGCCCACGAACTCCGCGGCCGGCTGCGGGTGCGGCTCGACCGTCGTTCCGCCGAGCTGTGGACCCGCACCGCCGCGCGGATCGAAGTGGTGCGCGGTGTCAGCGAAGTGCGGCTCAACCCGGCCTGCGCCTCGCTCACCGTCGCGTTCGACGGCAAGCCCGAAACCCGCCGCGCCGTGCTCAAGGCGCTCGACGAGCCGATCGCCGCGGACGCGGTGTCGCCGGCCGAGAGCTGCGGGCCGGACCTGGCGCAGGTGCTGCTGTCCGGCACCGTGCTGGCGCTGGCCATGGTGCTGCCGACCCCGCTGCGGGCCGCGGTCACCGCGGTCAACGTCGCCGGCGTGGTGCTGCGCGGCGTGAAGGCGCTGACCCACGACGGCCTGACGGTCGAGGTGCTCGACGCCATCGCCATCTTGCTGCCGGCGGTGCGGCGCGAATACCTTACTGCCAACTTCACCCGCTTCCTGCTCGACCTCGGCGGCTATATCGAGGCCTCGACCGCCCGCCGCTCCGACCACCTGCTGCGCGATCTGTTGCGGGCCGAGCCGGAGACGGTGACGGTCGAAACACCGTCCGGCGAGGTGATCGAGCTGCCCTATGATGAGGTGGTGGTCGGCACCCGCGTGGTGGTCGGCACCGGCATCCGGGTGCCGGTCGACGGCGTGGTCGTCGACGGCGCTGCCTGGGTCAACCAGGCCGCGGTGACCGGCGAGAGCTTGCCGGTGCCGCGCGAAGCGGGCGAGGCGGTGCTGTCCGGCTCCGTGGTGGAGGAGGGTCGGCTGGTGGTCGCTGCCGAGCGGGTGGGGGACGCCACCACCACCGCCCGCATTTCGCGCTATATTCGCGAGGGCTTGGCCGATCCGTCCGGGATGCAGTCGGAAAGCCAGCGCATGGCCAACCGCCGGGTGCTGATCACGCTGGCGTCCGGCGCCGCGGTGTTCCTGCTCACCCGCGACTGGCGGCGGCTCGAATCGGTGTTCCTGGTCGACTATTCGTGCGCGGTGAAGTTCGGCACGCCGATCGCCATCAAGGCGGCGATGTTCCGCGCCGCCAAGGAAGGCTGCCTGATCAAGAGCGGCCGGGCGCTGGAGGCGGTGGCCGCGGTCGACACCGTGGTGTTCGACAAGACCGGCACGCTGACCCACAACACGCTGGAAGTGACCGACATTCACCGCCCGGCCGCGGTCTCGCTCGACGAGGAGGAACTGCTGGCGCTGGTGGCCTCGCTGGCCGAGCACACCAGCCACCCGGTGGCGGGCGCGGTAGTCGATCTCGCCAAGCGGCACCACCTTGCCCATATCGGCCACGAGGAGGTGAGCTTCCTGGTTGGCCACGGCATCGGCTCCACCGTGCATGGCCGCACCATCCGCATCGGCTCGCGCCATTACCTCGAAGAGCACGAGGGCGTGCGTTTCGACGGCGTCGACGATTTGATCCACCGCCTCGCCACCGAGGGCAAGTCTTTGCTGTTCGTCTCCGCCGACGGCGAACTGATCGGGGTGATCGGGCTGCGCGACCGGCTGCGCGCCGAGACCCCGGCCGTGTTGCGCCGTCTGCGGATGCAGGGCGTCAAGACGGTGGCGATGATCACCGGCGACCACGAGGCCAAGGCCCGCCAGATCGGCGAGACGCTCGGGCTCGACCTCGTGTTCCACGACCAGAAGCCGGAGGACAAGGCCAAGGTGGTCGAGGCGCTGAAGGCGGAGGGCCGCACCGTCGCCTTCATCGGCGACGGCGTCAATGACGGCCCGGCGCTGATGGCCGCCCATGTCGGCATCGCCATGCCGCGCGCCGCCGACATTGCCCGCGCCACCGCCGATATCGTGTTGTTGGAAGACAGCCTCGACGGCGTGCCGATGCTGCGCAGCCTCAGCCTGGAGAGCATGCGGCTGATCCGCTCCAACTTCGCCGCCTCGGTGGCGATCAATTCGGCGATCATGGCCGGTGCGGCGCTGGGGCGGCTGTCGCCGGTCGCGACCGCCACGCTGCACAACGGCACCACCATCGCCATCCTGCTCAGGGCGCTGGCCTCGACCGGCGCCGGGCGAGCGGCGCGATGA
- a CDS encoding heme ABC transporter ATP-binding protein, with product MRLEGEGLVIAVGSTRLIDDVSLAVEAGAVVALVGPNGAGKSTLLRALSGEIAPRAGRVRLAGTDIRKLSPAVLAQRRAMMAQSASVAFAFTVAEVVRMGVGGGGSPRTEALIDAALAEVDLAGFRERIITTLSGGEQQRVQFARVLAQLAVGAESHGPGLMLLDEPIAALDLRHQLDIADAMRRHTARGGTVLAVLHDLNIAARVADRIIVLDRGRLVADGPPSATITDAMLAEVFRVEGAVGRLPPPGAPFVLPHAMRAA from the coding sequence ATGCGGCTGGAAGGGGAAGGACTGGTCATCGCCGTCGGCAGCACGCGCCTGATCGACGACGTCTCGCTTGCGGTGGAGGCCGGCGCTGTGGTGGCGCTGGTCGGCCCCAACGGCGCCGGCAAATCGACCCTGCTGCGCGCGCTGTCCGGCGAGATCGCGCCGCGCGCCGGCCGGGTGCGGCTGGCGGGCACCGACATTCGAAAACTCAGCCCGGCGGTGCTGGCGCAGCGACGCGCGATGATGGCGCAGAGCGCGTCGGTGGCGTTCGCCTTCACCGTCGCCGAGGTGGTGCGGATGGGCGTCGGCGGCGGCGGCTCGCCGCGAACCGAGGCGCTGATCGACGCCGCGCTGGCGGAGGTCGACCTTGCCGGATTCCGCGAGCGCATCATCACCACGCTGTCGGGCGGCGAGCAGCAGCGGGTGCAGTTCGCCCGCGTGCTGGCGCAACTCGCGGTCGGCGCCGAAAGCCACGGCCCCGGCCTGATGCTGCTGGACGAGCCGATCGCCGCGCTCGACCTGCGCCATCAGCTCGACATCGCCGACGCCATGCGCCGCCACACCGCGCGCGGCGGCACCGTGCTGGCGGTGCTGCACGACCTCAACATCGCCGCCCGCGTCGCCGATCGCATCATCGTGCTCGACCGCGGCCGGCTGGTCGCCGACGGGCCGCCGTCGGCCACCATCACCGACGCCATGCTGGCGGAGGTGTTCCGGGTCGAAGGCGCGGTCGGCCGGCTGCCGCCGCCGGGCGCGCCGTTCGTGCTGCCGCACGCCATGCGCGCGGCGTGA
- a CDS encoding FecCD family ABC transporter permease, which translates to MSIALPFPARSRDARPLARSPALVLGVLFAVLATAALAAATVGAAGIPPGRLAAALGLIQGDPAVAAHDELVVWSIRLPRIAMAVMVGALLAAGGAMMQGLFRNPLADPGLVGVSSGAALAAAATIVLSGKLLPDLPPVALPLAAFVGALVVTAVLYRIATRGGRTSIAMLLLGGLAIGALAGALTGLLVFIADDRQLRDLTFWSLGSLAGATWAKVATLVPFLLAVVVATPLIARDLDRLALGEAEAYHLGTAVERLKRIAIVLVSAAVGAAVAVSGVIGFVGIIVPHLLRLVIGPGHRLLVPASLLLGPVLMLIADTLARVVVAPAELPIGILTAVLGAPVFLGLLLKQRALAGL; encoded by the coding sequence ATGAGTATCGCCCTGCCGTTTCCCGCGCGTTCCCGCGACGCCCGTCCCCTCGCCCGCTCGCCGGCGCTGGTGCTTGGCGTGCTGTTCGCCGTGCTGGCAACGGCAGCGCTCGCTGCGGCCACCGTCGGCGCCGCCGGCATCCCGCCCGGCCGGCTGGCGGCGGCACTCGGCCTCATCCAGGGCGATCCCGCGGTCGCCGCGCACGACGAGCTGGTGGTGTGGTCGATCCGGCTGCCGCGCATCGCCATGGCGGTGATGGTCGGCGCCCTGCTCGCCGCCGGCGGCGCCATGATGCAGGGCCTGTTCCGCAACCCGCTGGCCGACCCCGGCCTGGTCGGCGTCTCCAGCGGCGCAGCGCTGGCCGCCGCCGCTACCATCGTGCTGAGCGGAAAACTGCTGCCGGACCTGCCGCCGGTGGCGCTGCCGCTCGCTGCCTTCGTCGGCGCCCTGGTCGTCACCGCGGTGCTGTACCGGATTGCGACGCGCGGCGGCCGCACCTCGATCGCCATGCTGCTGCTCGGCGGCCTCGCCATCGGCGCCCTGGCCGGCGCGTTGACGGGCCTCCTGGTCTTCATCGCCGACGATCGCCAATTGCGCGACCTCACCTTCTGGTCGCTCGGCTCGCTCGCCGGCGCGACCTGGGCCAAGGTCGCGACGCTGGTGCCGTTCCTGCTGGCGGTGGTGGTGGCGACGCCGCTGATCGCCCGCGACCTCGACCGCCTCGCCCTCGGCGAGGCCGAGGCCTACCACCTCGGCACCGCGGTCGAGCGGCTGAAGCGCATCGCCATCGTGCTGGTATCGGCGGCAGTGGGCGCGGCGGTGGCGGTGTCGGGCGTGATCGGCTTCGTCGGCATCATCGTGCCCCACCTGCTGCGGCTGGTGATCGGCCCCGGCCATCGCCTGCTGGTGCCGGCGTCGCTGCTGCTCGGGCCGGTGCTGATGCTGATCGCCGACACGCTGGCGCGCGTCGTCGTCGCGCCGGCGGAGCTGCCGATCGGCATCCTCACCGCGGTGCTGGGCGCACCGGTGTTTCTCGGCCTGCTGCTGAAGCAGCGCGCCCTGGCCGGACTGTGA
- a CDS encoding heme/hemin ABC transporter substrate-binding protein, translated as MRSAALRFAFLAGFAIAVPAAGSAVADASRIVAIGASVTEILYALGLENQVVAVDATSQFPERALRDKPSVGYLRQLSPEGVLATRPSMVLAAAGIGPPETVRVLEASAVALIKVPDRFDAEGIVAKVRQIAATAGVGSRGECLATVVEGNLSALAALRAKVPSPARAAFVLSFANGRAMVAGRGTAADGLIRLAGADNAFAEIEGYKPINDEAVVAAGPDVVIVMSNGGPNALSAAQVFAHPGFSGTPAATRQAFVPLQAQALAFGPFTAEAARALTRAIYPAVVDTAPPARHDQDCSR; from the coding sequence ATGCGGTCCGCCGCCCTTCGGTTCGCTTTCCTCGCCGGGTTCGCCATCGCCGTGCCGGCGGCGGGCAGCGCGGTGGCCGACGCCAGTCGCATCGTCGCGATCGGCGCGTCCGTCACCGAGATTCTCTACGCGCTCGGGCTCGAGAACCAGGTGGTGGCGGTCGACGCCACCAGCCAGTTCCCGGAGCGGGCGCTGCGCGATAAGCCGAGCGTCGGCTACCTGCGCCAGCTCTCGCCTGAAGGCGTGCTCGCCACCCGTCCGTCGATGGTGCTGGCGGCGGCCGGCATCGGCCCGCCGGAGACGGTGCGGGTGCTGGAGGCGTCGGCGGTGGCGCTGATCAAGGTGCCCGATCGCTTCGACGCCGAGGGCATCGTCGCCAAGGTCCGCCAGATCGCCGCGACCGCGGGGGTCGGCTCGCGCGGCGAATGCCTCGCCACGGTGGTGGAAGGCAATTTGTCGGCGCTCGCCGCGCTGCGCGCCAAGGTGCCGTCTCCGGCCCGAGCCGCGTTCGTTCTCTCGTTCGCCAACGGCCGGGCCATGGTCGCCGGCCGCGGCACCGCCGCCGACGGCCTGATCCGCCTTGCCGGCGCCGACAACGCCTTTGCCGAAATCGAGGGCTACAAGCCGATCAACGACGAGGCGGTGGTCGCCGCCGGCCCCGACGTGGTGATCGTGATGTCCAATGGCGGCCCCAACGCATTGAGCGCCGCGCAAGTGTTCGCGCACCCAGGTTTTTCCGGAACGCCCGCCGCGACACGCCAGGCGTTCGTGCCGCTGCAGGCGCAGGCGCTGGCATTTGGTCCCTTCACCGCCGAGGCCGCGCGCGCATTGACACGCGCGATCTACCCGGCCGTGGTCGACACCGCGCCACCGGCGCGACACGATCAGGACTGCAGCCGATGA
- the hemP gene encoding hemin uptake protein HemP, whose product MSETTGSNLLASTTGTTKTSMPVEPAKRYISIELNRIESADLFVSTREITIGHAGETYRLRLTSQNKLILTK is encoded by the coding sequence ATGAGTGAAACCACCGGCAGCAATTTGTTGGCGTCTACTACCGGAACTACTAAGACTTCGATGCCCGTTGAGCCCGCGAAACGCTACATCTCGATCGAATTGAACCGGATTGAGAGCGCGGACCTGTTCGTATCCACCCGCGAAATCACCATCGGACACGCGGGTGAAACCTACCGGCTCCGCCTCACCTCTCAGAACAAGCTGATCCTGACCAAATGA
- a CDS encoding TonB-dependent hemoglobin/transferrin/lactoferrin family receptor encodes MAGASAVALAAAAFGLASAQAASAQELTGDEVLMLDPVTVLATRTEEKVTDALAAVSAVRQDDLDKIMPTRPADVFKYVPGVSFSDRGDDPGSSINIRGLQDFGRVAVIVDGARQNFQRSGHGSNGQFYLDPEMLAEADVVRGPVANIYGSGAIGGVVSFRTKDTDDILRAGERWGVLANSMFASNNGRLLGSLFGAVRPSDTYDVTVGASYRTQSNYDNGLGVEVDNSGNDIASGLAKATFRPADGHEIKISGLTNRTDYDVGQTAASASAFDTKLQNDTASLRWRYSKPEDQLFDFDGSVYWTRTDMEQTKVGGSSGPITGDLGAKRSFKIDTSGFDLHNTTRFETVALRHALTYGVDYFKDEVETDDSTGASDMSTPSGERSVYGGFLQWKLNYSSWFELISAARYDGYELEGGGTSSEGDRISPKVTLGITPAPWFTVYGTYAEGYRAPAVTETLVAGAHPGYAAGIPSLFTFVPNPNLRPEVGKNKEIGINIRQDDIWRKGDALRAKVNVFRNDIDDYIDMYTYGDPVTWCPRAVPGCPPIPLVTINDYSLVQYRNTPKARIEGIEFEGRYDAGLWYLGVTAQWMEGRDVIEDEPLLSVPSDKFTTLFGLRLLDRKLTLQASWTAARYDDVPAGYTYTESYNLVDVYVGYQPTPDVLVHAAVNNLLDDYYLPYPVGQTDMILATAAPGITYKAGLKIRFGG; translated from the coding sequence GTGGCAGGGGCTTCGGCGGTCGCACTCGCCGCCGCCGCGTTCGGCTTGGCGTCGGCGCAGGCGGCAAGCGCACAGGAGCTGACGGGTGACGAGGTGTTGATGCTCGATCCGGTGACGGTGCTGGCGACGCGCACGGAAGAGAAGGTCACCGATGCGCTGGCTGCGGTGAGTGCGGTGCGCCAGGATGACCTCGACAAGATCATGCCGACGCGGCCGGCCGATGTTTTCAAGTACGTCCCCGGCGTGTCGTTCTCCGACCGCGGCGACGATCCCGGTTCCTCGATCAACATCCGCGGCTTGCAGGATTTCGGTCGCGTCGCGGTGATCGTCGACGGTGCACGCCAGAACTTCCAGCGCTCCGGCCACGGCTCCAACGGTCAGTTCTACCTCGACCCGGAGATGTTGGCGGAGGCGGACGTGGTGCGCGGCCCGGTCGCCAACATCTACGGCTCTGGCGCCATTGGCGGCGTGGTGTCGTTCCGCACCAAGGACACCGACGACATTCTGCGCGCCGGCGAGCGCTGGGGCGTGTTGGCGAACTCGATGTTCGCCTCGAACAATGGCCGCCTGCTCGGCTCGCTGTTCGGTGCGGTGCGGCCGAGCGACACCTACGACGTCACCGTCGGCGCCTCCTACCGCACGCAGTCGAACTACGATAACGGCCTCGGCGTCGAGGTCGACAACAGCGGCAACGACATCGCCTCCGGTCTCGCCAAGGCGACGTTCCGTCCGGCCGACGGTCACGAGATCAAGATCTCCGGCCTCACCAACCGCACCGACTACGATGTCGGCCAGACCGCCGCGTCGGCATCGGCGTTCGACACCAAGCTGCAGAACGACACCGCCTCGCTACGCTGGCGCTATTCCAAACCCGAGGATCAACTGTTCGATTTCGACGGTTCGGTCTACTGGACCCGTACCGACATGGAGCAGACCAAGGTCGGTGGCAGCTCAGGCCCGATCACCGGCGATCTCGGCGCCAAGCGTTCCTTCAAAATCGACACCAGCGGCTTCGACCTTCACAACACGACGCGGTTCGAGACCGTGGCGCTGCGCCACGCGCTGACCTATGGCGTCGACTATTTCAAGGATGAGGTCGAGACCGACGACAGCACTGGCGCCTCGGACATGTCGACGCCGTCCGGCGAGCGTTCGGTTTATGGTGGCTTCCTGCAGTGGAAGCTGAACTATTCGAGCTGGTTCGAGCTGATCAGCGCCGCGCGCTACGACGGCTATGAACTGGAGGGCGGTGGCACCTCGTCCGAGGGCGACCGCATCTCGCCGAAGGTGACGCTCGGCATCACGCCGGCACCGTGGTTCACCGTCTACGGCACTTATGCCGAGGGCTATCGCGCGCCGGCGGTGACCGAGACGCTGGTGGCTGGCGCCCACCCCGGCTACGCGGCCGGCATTCCAAGCCTGTTCACCTTCGTGCCGAACCCGAACCTGCGGCCGGAGGTCGGCAAGAACAAGGAAATCGGCATCAACATCCGGCAGGACGATATATGGCGCAAAGGCGACGCATTGCGCGCCAAGGTCAACGTGTTCCGCAACGATATCGATGATTACATCGACATGTACACCTATGGCGACCCGGTGACTTGGTGTCCGAGGGCGGTTCCGGGCTGTCCGCCAATCCCGCTGGTCACCATCAACGACTACTCGTTGGTGCAGTACCGCAACACACCGAAGGCTCGGATCGAGGGCATCGAGTTCGAGGGCCGCTATGATGCCGGGCTGTGGTATCTCGGCGTCACCGCGCAGTGGATGGAAGGCCGCGACGTCATTGAGGATGAGCCGCTGCTGTCGGTGCCTTCCGACAAATTCACCACGCTGTTCGGCCTACGTCTGCTCGACCGCAAGCTGACGCTGCAGGCGAGTTGGACGGCGGCCCGCTACGACGACGTGCCGGCCGGCTACACCTACACCGAATCCTACAACCTGGTGGACGTCTATGTCGGCTACCAGCCGACGCCGGACGTGCTGGTCCACGCCGCCGTCAACAACCTGCTCGACGACTACTATCTGCCGTATCCGGTCGGGCAGACCGACATGATCCTGGCCACGGCCGCGCCGGGCATCACCTACAAGGCCGGCCTCAAGATCAGGTTCGGAGGCTGA
- the hutX gene encoding heme utilization cystosolic carrier protein HutX: MTVPDELVRRLAANPGLVIEQAARQYDVTARDVVEALPEANRRFAPGSAFIEVMTDIANWGDVTFIIHTDDGVFEITGKVPAGELGHGYFNLMAPTGLHGHLRHDRCSAVAFVERPFMGTPSAAVMFFNIEGGVMFKVFVGRDETRALRADQVEAFRALADRLSRAAEVAA, from the coding sequence ATGACCGTTCCCGACGAACTCGTCCGCCGCCTTGCCGCCAATCCCGGCCTGGTGATCGAACAGGCCGCGCGCCAGTACGACGTCACCGCGCGCGATGTCGTCGAGGCGCTGCCGGAGGCGAACCGCCGCTTCGCGCCGGGCTCCGCGTTCATCGAGGTGATGACCGATATCGCGAACTGGGGTGACGTCACCTTCATCATCCACACCGACGATGGCGTGTTCGAGATCACCGGCAAGGTGCCGGCGGGCGAACTCGGCCACGGCTATTTCAATCTGATGGCGCCCACCGGCCTGCACGGCCACCTGCGCCACGACCGCTGCAGCGCCGTGGCGTTCGTCGAGCGGCCGTTCATGGGCACGCCGTCGGCGGCGGTGATGTTCTTCAACATCGAGGGCGGCGTCATGTTCAAGGTGTTCGTCGGTCGTGACGAAACCCGCGCGCTGAGGGCAGATCAGGTCGAGGCGTTCCGGGCGCTGGCCGACCGGCTGTCTCGTGCCGCCGAGGTGGCGGCGTGA
- the hutW gene encoding heme anaerobic degradation radical SAM methyltransferase ChuW/HutW: MSTPMPPGRRMAPAADPLARFIAACEGDPLTAAFPSRVPVMPWRGATPLPAEEIDAAYDDVLRRPRTETTIAYLHVPFCHSHCLFCGFFQTTWRAEFSAPYVDSVIGELERAAGAALVAEGPPLEAVYFGGGTPTALAASDLARLVEAVRRYLPLAPDCEITVEGRIYDFPIEKARAAADAGATRFSIGVQTFDTTVRRRLGRKASRAEVERALTALLELRGPAVIVDLIYGLPGQDARTWQVDVATAMALGLDGADVYALNLWQNGPLAKSIARGKLQAGAALPEQALLYDGAVSRLLDAGWRQLSQAHFGRTMLERNRYNRLVKDGAVCLAFGGGAGGSAHGLSWRTTPALDRRADALAGGRWPIEGMARLPADHAARTRVITSLDLGRLDLAALEREAPGVRAAADGLLANWCEAGLITVEGEVMTTTRAGAFWSVNLTSGLHAALDIAANAAATRAA, translated from the coding sequence GTGAGCACGCCGATGCCGCCCGGCCGGCGCATGGCGCCGGCGGCCGATCCGCTCGCCCGCTTCATCGCGGCGTGCGAGGGTGATCCGCTCACCGCCGCGTTTCCCTCGCGCGTGCCGGTGATGCCGTGGCGCGGCGCGACGCCGCTGCCGGCCGAGGAGATCGACGCCGCTTATGACGACGTGCTGAGGCGGCCGCGCACTGAAACCACCATCGCCTATCTGCACGTGCCGTTCTGCCACAGCCACTGCCTGTTCTGCGGTTTTTTCCAGACGACGTGGCGAGCGGAATTCTCCGCGCCCTACGTCGACAGCGTGATCGGCGAACTGGAACGTGCGGCTGGCGCCGCGCTGGTGGCGGAGGGGCCGCCGCTGGAGGCGGTCTATTTCGGCGGCGGCACCCCGACCGCGCTGGCGGCGAGCGACCTGGCGCGGCTGGTCGAAGCGGTGCGGCGCTATCTGCCGCTGGCGCCGGACTGCGAGATCACTGTCGAGGGCCGCATCTACGACTTTCCGATCGAGAAGGCGCGTGCTGCGGCCGATGCCGGCGCCACCCGGTTTTCAATCGGGGTGCAGACCTTCGACACCACGGTTCGCCGCCGGCTCGGCCGCAAGGCCAGCCGTGCCGAGGTCGAACGGGCGCTGACCGCGCTGCTCGAACTGCGTGGCCCGGCGGTGATCGTCGACCTGATCTACGGGCTGCCGGGCCAGGACGCCCGCACCTGGCAGGTCGACGTCGCGACCGCGATGGCGCTGGGCCTCGACGGCGCCGACGTCTACGCCCTCAACCTGTGGCAGAACGGCCCGCTGGCGAAGTCGATCGCCCGCGGCAAGCTGCAGGCGGGGGCGGCGTTGCCGGAGCAGGCACTGCTCTACGACGGCGCGGTGAGCCGGCTGCTCGACGCCGGCTGGCGCCAGCTGTCGCAGGCCCATTTCGGCCGAACCATGTTGGAGCGCAACCGCTATAACCGGCTGGTCAAGGACGGCGCGGTCTGCCTGGCGTTCGGCGGCGGTGCGGGCGGCTCGGCTCACGGTCTGTCGTGGCGCACCACGCCGGCGCTCGACCGCCGCGCCGATGCGCTGGCCGGCGGCCGGTGGCCGATCGAGGGCATGGCGCGGTTGCCGGCCGACCATGCTGCCCGCACCCGCGTCATAACCTCGCTCGACCTCGGCCGGCTCGACCTTGCCGCGCTGGAGCGCGAGGCGCCGGGCGTGCGGGCGGCGGCGGACGGTCTCCTCGCCAATTGGTGCGAGGCCGGGCTGATCACGGTCGAGGGCGAGGTGATGACCACCACCCGCGCCGGTGCGTTCTGGTCGGTCAATCTCACCTCCGGCCTGCACGCCGCGCTCGACATCGCCGCTAACGCCGCCGCCACCCGCGCGGCGTGA
- a CDS encoding aldo/keto reductase encodes MRKRVLGHAGLEVSAMGFGCMGLNFGYGHPLSKDDGISLIRAAVERGVTFFDTAEIYGPFTNEEIVGEALAPVRDRVVIATKFGFDIENGKMAGMNSRPEHIRAVCDASLKRLGVDVIDLFYQHRVDTNVPIEDVAGAVKELIAAGKVKHFGLSEPGAQTVRRAHAVQPVTAIQNEYSLWTRGPETNGIFAACEELGIGMVPYSPLGKGFLTGTFSKDTEIGENDFRKILPRFTPEALEKNQALVDLLKRIAGDKNATPAQIALAWLLAQKPWIVPIPGTTKLHRLEENLGAVDVVLAANDLAAIERALADIAIKGERYPEQLMATTGR; translated from the coding sequence ATGCGAAAGCGCGTACTCGGCCACGCCGGGCTCGAAGTGTCGGCCATGGGCTTCGGCTGCATGGGCCTGAATTTCGGCTACGGACACCCTTTGAGCAAGGACGACGGCATCTCGCTCATTCGCGCTGCGGTGGAGCGAGGGGTGACGTTCTTCGACACCGCAGAGATCTACGGCCCGTTCACCAACGAAGAGATCGTCGGTGAGGCGCTGGCGCCCGTCCGCGACCGGGTGGTGATCGCCACAAAATTCGGCTTCGACATCGAAAACGGCAAGATGGCCGGCATGAACAGCCGGCCCGAGCACATCCGCGCGGTGTGCGACGCCTCGCTGAAGCGACTCGGCGTCGACGTGATCGATCTGTTCTACCAGCACCGCGTCGACACCAACGTGCCGATCGAGGATGTCGCGGGCGCCGTCAAGGAGCTGATCGCGGCCGGCAAGGTGAAGCACTTCGGCCTGTCCGAGCCGGGCGCACAGACGGTCCGCCGTGCCCATGCGGTCCAGCCGGTCACCGCGATCCAGAACGAGTACTCGCTGTGGACGCGCGGCCCCGAGACCAACGGCATCTTCGCAGCGTGCGAGGAGCTGGGGATCGGCATGGTGCCCTACAGCCCGCTCGGCAAGGGTTTTCTCACTGGCACGTTCAGCAAGGATACCGAGATCGGCGAGAACGACTTTCGAAAGATCCTGCCCCGCTTCACGCCGGAGGCGTTGGAAAAGAATCAGGCGCTGGTGGATCTTTTGAAGCGCATCGCCGGCGACAAGAACGCGACGCCGGCCCAGATCGCGCTCGCCTGGCTGCTGGCGCAAAAGCCCTGGATCGTGCCGATTCCCGGCACCACCAAGCTGCATCGCCTGGAGGAGAATCTCGGCGCCGTCGACGTCGTGCTGGCCGCGAACGATCTCGCCGCGATCGAGCGGGCATTGGCCGACATCGCCATCAAGGGCGAGCGTTACCCCGAGCAGTTGATGGCCACCACGGGGCGATGA